From the genome of Ornithobacterium rhinotracheale, one region includes:
- a CDS encoding reverse transcriptase domain-containing protein, translating to MDCEWLKFKKYPHIGKPLTTKDTPWLITYITNPKNIAKHKFVPLLHRTLSQRKYRPIENAPKNKWGKRQRTVGKKKERHIYFPSHLDSIIYSYYSHLLTNVYEEYLKDKPYNPAAVAYRKIPIKIGKKGNKSNIEFAFEAFIFIENNKHRKLSIIVADVTSFFDNLDHRILHKQWKRILKTTDLPNDHYAIYKSLVDYKYVNENELFKKFQNSLIVERFKINDSSQKILKRKKVNKIYNMRRENVVGFCDKKEFFNKATDLIRTDKPYKKEFREKLNKEEKKGIPQGTPVSATLANIYMLDFDERVYSETKSRDSFYQRYSDDLIIICDQKDEIYFYNLIQKEIEEEAKLNIQPQKTNIYRYKTTEHSEFKGGLIKDGVVNPNKQLEYLGFMYDGSKVRVKTASFSKFYRTMKRSFKRGAHFAKKAHIPSDSLFETRLYKRFTHLGSKRHLKFRTNKKKSRLKRHNRRNFISYLNKANHVMKSINEDDTILRQYRKVWNNFHDIKKHTYQQISKDLKKS from the coding sequence ATGGACTGCGAATGGCTTAAATTTAAAAAGTACCCACATATTGGAAAACCGTTAACTACCAAAGATACTCCTTGGTTAATTACCTATATTACAAATCCAAAAAATATTGCTAAACATAAGTTTGTACCGCTTCTACATAGAACTTTAAGCCAACGAAAGTATAGACCTATTGAGAATGCTCCGAAGAATAAATGGGGAAAACGTCAAAGAACAGTAGGTAAAAAAAAAGAAAGACATATCTATTTCCCTTCACATTTAGATTCAATCATTTACAGTTATTACAGCCATCTTTTGACAAATGTGTATGAAGAATATTTAAAAGATAAACCTTATAATCCTGCTGCCGTTGCCTACAGAAAGATACCTATAAAAATTGGCAAAAAGGGAAATAAATCAAATATTGAATTTGCTTTTGAAGCCTTTATCTTTATAGAGAACAATAAACATAGAAAACTTTCTATAATTGTAGCTGATGTGACTTCTTTTTTTGATAATTTAGATCATAGAATTTTACATAAACAATGGAAACGTATTCTGAAAACAACAGACCTACCAAATGATCATTATGCAATATATAAGAGTTTAGTCGATTACAAATACGTGAATGAAAATGAGTTATTTAAAAAATTTCAAAATAGCTTAATCGTAGAACGTTTTAAAATCAATGACTCATCACAAAAAATACTCAAACGCAAAAAAGTGAATAAAATTTACAATATGCGACGAGAAAATGTTGTTGGATTTTGTGACAAAAAAGAATTTTTTAATAAAGCTACTGATTTAATAAGGACTGACAAGCCATATAAAAAAGAATTTAGAGAGAAACTTAATAAAGAAGAAAAAAAAGGAATACCACAAGGAACCCCAGTTAGTGCGACATTGGCAAACATCTATATGTTAGATTTTGACGAAAGAGTATATTCAGAAACAAAATCAAGGGATTCCTTTTATCAAAGATATAGTGATGATTTGATTATTATTTGTGACCAAAAAGATGAAATTTATTTTTATAATTTAATTCAAAAAGAAATTGAAGAGGAAGCTAAACTTAATATCCAGCCCCAAAAAACCAATATTTATAGATATAAAACAACTGAACACTCAGAGTTTAAGGGAGGTTTAATAAAAGATGGAGTAGTGAATCCTAATAAGCAGTTGGAATATTTAGGTTTTATGTATGATGGTTCTAAAGTAAGAGTTAAGACGGCAAGTTTTTCTAAATTTTATAGAACTATGAAGAGATCTTTTAAACGTGGTGCACACTTTGCGAAAAAAGCACACATTCCTTCTGATTCACTTTTTGAAACACGCTTATACAAAAGATTTACACATTTAGGTTCTAAAAGACATTTAAAATTTCGGACAAACAAAAAAAAATCTCGCTTAAAACGGCACAATCGTAGGAACTTCATCAGCTACCTAAATAAGGCAAATCACGTCATGAAATCAATCAATGAAGATGACACAATACTACGTCAATACAGAAAGGTGTGGAACAACTTTCATGATATCAAAAAACACACTTATCAACAGATATCAAAGGATCTAAAGAAATCATAG
- a CDS encoding relaxase/mobilization nuclease domain-containing protein, whose amino-acid sequence MVGKGASTKGSARAFDYILDDKGQAIELGRNLLGGTNGHELLKEMRFVQQMNKHCSNNTFSFVLSPCPDRDYSRLELKQYATDFIREMKLSKHQWIATIHNSTKTKHIHIIANRINPQTGSALNDFRIGKRTQILSQKIAEKYGLTTAKMIAERKQREQENLRAYYKKMFLQETQWSKSIFEVIDDLQSHNIHMVPMKNKKGETQGFRFMSAEEKKQYDERIYKSGRKKGEILGIKASDLGKEFSLKHMKKRGIDFTGLKLTATQQKLLNNITLGSELKINQTNLTYKRKR is encoded by the coding sequence ATGGTTGGAAAAGGAGCTAGCACTAAAGGTTCTGCACGAGCCTTTGACTATATTTTAGATGATAAAGGACAGGCTATAGAACTTGGGCGAAATTTACTAGGAGGTACCAATGGACATGAACTGCTAAAAGAAATGAGATTTGTACAACAAATGAATAAACATTGCAGCAATAATACATTTAGTTTTGTACTAAGTCCATGCCCAGACCGAGATTATAGCAGGCTAGAATTAAAACAATACGCCACTGATTTTATCCGAGAAATGAAATTGAGTAAACATCAATGGATAGCCACAATCCATAATTCCACCAAGACAAAACATATCCATATCATAGCCAATCGCATAAACCCTCAAACAGGTTCCGCATTAAACGATTTTAGAATTGGTAAAAGAACACAAATTCTCTCTCAAAAAATTGCAGAAAAATATGGTTTAACGACGGCTAAAATGATTGCAGAAAGAAAACAGAGAGAACAAGAAAATTTAAGGGCTTATTACAAAAAGATGTTTCTCCAAGAAACTCAATGGTCTAAATCAATTTTTGAAGTAATAGATGATTTGCAAAGCCACAACATACACATGGTACCAATGAAAAACAAAAAAGGAGAAACACAAGGTTTTAGATTTATGAGTGCAGAAGAGAAAAAGCAATATGATGAACGGATTTATAAAAGTGGACGCAAAAAGGGCGAAATACTGGGAATCAAAGCCTCTGATCTTGGCAAAGAGTTCAGTCTAAAGCATATGAAAAAACGAGGTATTGATTTTACAGGGCTAAAACTTACAGCTACTCAACAGAAATTATTAAATAATATAACACTTGGAAGCGAACTAAAAATCAATCAAACAAATTTAACTTATAAAAGAAAACGATAA
- a CDS encoding plasmid mobilization protein, whose amino-acid sequence MSNKNRKIEIRVDAWDKALIRQKATDLNLSMSEYILRAALGRELPALVDAKQVEAYLLLRQYRLNFMRIKNLLKKGNYSLMIDRIDDLIEKIEKHLNFIENGWKRS is encoded by the coding sequence ATGAGTAATAAAAATCGAAAAATAGAAATACGCGTTGATGCTTGGGACAAAGCTTTAATAAGACAAAAAGCCACTGATTTAAATTTAAGCATGTCAGAATACATTTTAAGAGCTGCTCTCGGCAGAGAGCTCCCCGCCCTTGTTGATGCTAAACAAGTGGAAGCTTATTTACTGCTTCGGCAGTATAGGTTAAACTTCATGAGAATCAAGAACCTCTTAAAGAAAGGGAATTATAGTCTAATGATAGATAGAATAGACGATTTAATTGAAAAAATAGAAAAACATTTAAATTTTATTGAAAATGGTTGGAAAAGGAGCTAG
- a CDS encoding DUF6371 domain-containing protein yields the protein MHKEYRYKLDSSSRKFICPSCGKKTFVRFIDSLTKEYLQDNLGRCDREINCGYFKYPNKNKLETTLQAPKVKETTYHDYDLVEKTMDYKGDNNFLNYLRSLFKEDIVQKIKRDYKIGTADFFYNGAIFWQIDDHEKVRGGKIIQYKEDGHRTKNINWVHVHLLKQKKIDEFHLSQCLFGLHLIQIEKDKPIAIVESEKTACIMSVTFPAFLWLATGSLQGINFNKLLPIKNRKIILYPDTSPIRNEKSAYSIWTEKAEYFKQLGFDIHVSDLLENLANEDDRERGFDLADYVNYPKK from the coding sequence ATGCACAAGGAATATAGATATAAACTTGATTCGTCTTCAAGAAAATTCATTTGTCCCAGCTGTGGTAAGAAAACTTTTGTAAGATTTATAGATTCTTTGACCAAGGAATATCTTCAAGATAATTTGGGAAGATGTGATAGAGAAATCAATTGTGGGTATTTTAAGTATCCGAATAAAAATAAACTTGAAACTACTCTACAAGCTCCAAAGGTCAAAGAAACTACTTATCATGATTATGATTTAGTCGAAAAAACCATGGATTATAAGGGTGACAATAATTTCTTGAATTACCTGAGAAGCTTATTTAAAGAGGATATTGTTCAAAAAATCAAAAGAGATTATAAAATAGGAACAGCTGATTTCTTTTATAACGGAGCTATATTTTGGCAAATTGATGACCATGAGAAAGTGAGAGGTGGAAAAATCATACAATATAAAGAAGATGGACATAGAACCAAAAACATAAATTGGGTTCATGTTCATTTGTTGAAACAAAAAAAAATTGATGAATTTCATCTTTCCCAGTGCTTATTTGGTCTTCATCTTATACAAATTGAAAAAGATAAACCTATTGCAATCGTTGAATCTGAAAAAACAGCTTGTATTATGAGTGTTACTTTTCCAGCCTTTTTATGGCTAGCGACTGGATCTTTACAGGGAATTAATTTCAATAAATTATTACCTATAAAAAATCGTAAAATTATTTTATACCCCGATACATCTCCTATTAGAAATGAAAAATCTGCTTATAGTATCTGGACAGAAAAAGCAGAATATTTTAAACAATTAGGATTTGATATTCATGTATCAGACTTGTTGGAAAATCTCGCGAATGAAGATGATAGAGAACGAGGTTTTGATTTAGCCGACTATGTAAACTACCCAAAAAAATAA
- a CDS encoding DUF3987 domain-containing protein: MDSLTLKNKILTGLELDFSRFTINNLFPIDVFPVSLQTIIKEVDKNLSFLPDYFGTALLYSTSVALGSKIKLKIKESWYTSSSIYLVIVGRTGDAKSHAISLALKPIDQINTDNFKIYKSELKEYKKNISEEKVKKPTFKQLIINDATSEALVKVMYETDRGIGLYYDEIRGFINSFGMYKAGNNDEEMILSLWAGKPITKNRVSEDTILITNTKLDIIGSIQPELIGKTFNGNKLNNGFIERFLFAIPFEYRSVKWNKRNIDLNLIQNYNEIIRSIYDFSENLQEPLIIEYSEEAFNYIVDWQNNLPSDFDFEYERGINIKLQEYTQRFSLLLQVLDDIVQNKRIEKVNLKSVQNAIKLFEYFRKNALKVREIMNQDYLDSLSTNQKTAYKALPQTFSTREAKQILQKLSIMKERNIYYFLKDKKLFKRLEHGKYEKIYSY; the protein is encoded by the coding sequence ATGGATTCATTAACTTTAAAAAATAAAATCTTGACGGGATTAGAGCTAGATTTCTCTAGATTTACCATAAACAACCTATTCCCTATCGATGTTTTTCCCGTTTCCTTACAAACAATAATCAAAGAAGTGGACAAAAATTTAAGCTTTCTTCCTGATTATTTTGGAACGGCCTTACTTTATTCAACATCCGTTGCTCTTGGCAGTAAAATAAAACTAAAAATTAAAGAAAGCTGGTACACATCTAGCAGCATATACCTCGTAATAGTCGGTAGAACTGGAGATGCTAAAAGCCACGCAATTTCTTTGGCGCTAAAACCTATTGATCAGATAAATACCGATAATTTTAAAATCTATAAATCTGAGCTAAAAGAATACAAAAAAAATATATCTGAAGAGAAGGTCAAAAAGCCAACCTTTAAGCAGTTAATTATTAATGATGCTACATCAGAAGCTTTAGTGAAAGTCATGTATGAGACAGACAGGGGTATCGGCTTATATTACGACGAAATCAGAGGATTTATCAATTCATTTGGCATGTATAAAGCTGGCAACAATGATGAGGAGATGATTTTAAGCTTATGGGCAGGAAAACCAATAACTAAAAATCGTGTTTCGGAAGACACTATTTTAATTACCAATACTAAATTAGATATCATAGGTTCCATTCAGCCAGAATTAATAGGCAAAACTTTTAATGGGAATAAGCTTAACAATGGATTTATTGAGAGGTTTTTATTTGCTATCCCTTTTGAATATCGTAGTGTAAAATGGAACAAGAGAAACATAGATTTAAATTTAATTCAGAACTACAATGAAATAATTCGGTCAATTTATGATTTTAGTGAAAACTTACAAGAACCTTTGATTATTGAATATTCGGAGGAAGCCTTTAATTATATCGTTGATTGGCAAAACAATTTACCATCGGACTTTGATTTTGAATATGAAAGAGGGATAAATATAAAATTGCAAGAATACACCCAGAGATTTTCTTTGCTGTTGCAAGTTTTGGATGACATTGTTCAAAATAAAAGAATAGAAAAAGTCAATTTAAAATCTGTTCAAAACGCAATTAAACTTTTTGAATATTTCAGAAAAAATGCTTTGAAAGTTAGGGAAATCATGAATCAAGACTATCTAGATTCATTGTCCACTAATCAAAAAACTGCATATAAAGCTCTCCCCCAAACCTTTTCTACGAGAGAAGCAAAACAGATTTTACAAAAACTGAGTATAATGAAAGAAAGAAATATTTATTATTTCTTGAAAGATAAAAAACTTTTTAAACGCTTAGAACACGGCAAATATGAAAAAATATATAGCTACTAG
- a CDS encoding AlpA family transcriptional regulator, which yields MAKEELILLKLSKIESMMLNAKKILSVDELSDYTGYSKSTIYKMVQKNILPHSKPNGKHIFFDKTKIDEWLLSNSSTSDFEITKKANDYIKKNLKKL from the coding sequence ATGGCTAAAGAAGAACTTATCTTATTAAAGCTTTCAAAGATTGAAAGCATGATGCTGAATGCAAAAAAAATATTGAGTGTTGATGAACTTTCAGACTACACAGGCTACAGCAAATCTACCATCTATAAGATGGTCCAAAAGAACATTCTCCCACACTCAAAACCAAACGGGAAACATATCTTCTTCGACAAAACAAAAATTGACGAATGGCTTTTATCAAACTCATCTACAAGTGACTTTGAAATAACCAAAAAAGCTAATGACTACATTAAAAAGAACTTGAAAAAACTTTAA
- a CDS encoding site-specific integrase has protein sequence MNTFTPLLFFSDLTFQITNGFKEYIDKHGTTKHGQPLKHGSKYSYLNRFITFLNYAYENGYIVDKSVTKISGFNDRPVQREYLTFDEVQALAKTDCKFPVMKRAFLFSCLTGLRWGDIHKLRWKNIRKQNGRHRIHFSQNKTKEIEYLPISNDAFQLLGKRKKDNELVFTNLKYGGTMSMELLRWCMRAGITKHITFHCARHTNAVLLLENGADIYTVQKRLGHKEIRTTQVYAKVLDSKMNEAADLIPNLKF, from the coding sequence GTGAATACTTTCACTCCTCTACTGTTTTTTTCGGATTTAACTTTTCAAATTACAAATGGTTTTAAAGAATATATAGATAAACACGGCACAACAAAACATGGCCAACCTTTAAAACATGGATCAAAATATAGCTATTTAAATCGATTTATTACATTTTTAAATTATGCTTACGAAAATGGATATATTGTAGACAAATCAGTTACCAAAATATCTGGATTTAATGATAGACCTGTTCAACGAGAATATTTAACTTTTGATGAAGTTCAAGCTTTAGCAAAAACAGATTGCAAATTCCCCGTCATGAAACGAGCGTTTTTGTTTTCGTGTCTTACTGGACTGCGATGGGGAGACATCCACAAACTACGATGGAAAAACATCAGAAAACAAAACGGCAGACATCGCATACATTTTTCTCAAAACAAGACAAAAGAAATTGAATATTTACCAATAAGCAATGATGCTTTCCAGCTTTTGGGAAAACGAAAAAAAGACAATGAATTGGTATTCACCAATTTAAAATATGGAGGTACAATGAGCATGGAATTACTCAGATGGTGCATGAGAGCTGGTATCACAAAACATATAACTTTTCATTGCGCTAGACACACAAATGCTGTTCTACTTCTTGAAAATGGAGCTGACATTTATACAGTTCAAAAAAGACTTGGTCATAAAGAGATACGCACCACACAAGTATACGCTAAAGTACTTGACTCAAAAATGAATGAAGCGGCAGATTTAATTCCTAACCTAAAATTTTAA
- the mnmE gene encoding tRNA uridine-5-carboxymethylaminomethyl(34) synthesis GTPase MnmE — MNYEETIIAPATGMQSAAIAVLRISGEKAFEITEKCFQPKNKKRKISEKSHALIFGDIIDNNGNWIDEVLVSVFKNPNSYTGEDTVEISCHGSSFIIQQIIDLYLKNGARMANAGEFTLRAFKNGKLDLAQAEAVADLIASDTQAAHDLAMNQMRGGVSTKLKELRKQLIHFAAMLELELDFTEEDVEFADREEFLLLVKNLQTHIQALIDSFQYGNAIKDGIPIAILGKPNAGKSSLLNSILNEDKAIVSDIEGTTRDSIEDVVIANGIKFRLIDTAGIRETEDTIEALGVERAIANAKKSKLVLFLYDTENTHPEEIIKLLQPIKNLGIHLFLIENKIDVRNGFNPEFFNSDEISSLKENFASVKNLGISAKNSAQVSDLMTEIASLVKDWKNTSDTIITHARHKEALEKTLASLQATQQALEMNIPGDLMAQDVREAIRHLGSITGDIEVDRDILGTIFSEFCIGK; from the coding sequence ATGAACTACGAAGAAACCATCATTGCCCCAGCTACGGGCATGCAATCAGCGGCAATTGCTGTACTTAGAATTTCTGGCGAAAAGGCTTTTGAAATCACCGAAAAATGCTTTCAACCTAAAAATAAAAAAAGAAAGATTTCGGAAAAATCGCACGCCTTGATTTTTGGCGACATAATAGACAACAATGGCAATTGGATTGATGAAGTACTGGTTTCTGTGTTTAAAAATCCAAATTCCTACACGGGCGAGGATACGGTAGAAATCTCGTGCCACGGCTCGTCGTTCATCATTCAGCAAATCATAGATTTATATTTAAAAAATGGTGCACGCATGGCAAATGCGGGCGAATTTACCTTACGTGCCTTTAAAAACGGAAAATTAGACTTGGCGCAAGCCGAAGCCGTGGCGGATTTGATCGCGTCGGATACGCAAGCAGCACATGATTTAGCGATGAACCAAATGCGTGGTGGCGTTTCGACCAAATTGAAAGAACTGCGCAAACAACTCATTCACTTTGCCGCTATGCTTGAGTTGGAACTGGATTTTACCGAAGAAGATGTGGAATTTGCCGACCGAGAGGAGTTTTTACTTTTGGTTAAAAATCTACAAACGCACATTCAGGCTTTGATAGATTCGTTCCAATACGGAAATGCGATAAAAGATGGGATTCCGATTGCGATTTTGGGTAAGCCGAATGCGGGAAAATCTTCGTTGCTCAATAGTATTTTGAACGAAGATAAAGCCATTGTTTCTGATATTGAAGGAACAACACGCGACAGCATAGAGGATGTAGTGATTGCTAATGGGATTAAATTTAGATTAATCGACACGGCGGGCATTCGCGAAACCGAAGACACCATCGAGGCTTTAGGGGTGGAGCGAGCCATTGCCAATGCCAAAAAATCGAAATTAGTCCTATTTTTATACGACACCGAAAACACTCATCCTGAAGAAATTATAAAATTACTGCAACCGATTAAAAATTTAGGAATTCACCTATTTTTAATTGAGAATAAAATCGATGTGCGAAATGGATTTAACCCAGAATTCTTCAATTCCGATGAAATTTCATCGTTAAAGGAAAACTTTGCCAGTGTAAAAAATCTTGGAATTTCGGCTAAAAATTCTGCTCAAGTTTCTGATTTAATGACCGAAATCGCTAGCCTTGTGAAAGATTGGAAAAACACCAGCGACACCATCATCACCCATGCCCGCCACAAAGAAGCACTCGAGAAAACACTCGCAAGCCTACAAGCTACACAACAGGCCCTCGAGATGAATATTCCAGGAGATTTGATGGCTCAAGATGTGCGCGAGGCAATTCGCCACTTAGGAAGCATTACGGGCGATATCGAAGTCGATCGTGATATTTTGGGTACTATTTTTAGTGAGTTCTGTATCGGGAAGTAG
- a CDS encoding S9 family peptidase, with amino-acid sequence MNTPNWPNIPFPKAEQKDYVRDIHGERVNDPYFWMNAYFKKTEDSPAVLAHLEQENIYAEEMMADTKNLQDQLFVEMRSRIKEKDESVPTFINGYYYYTRTEEGKQYYKFCRKKASLDAPEEILLDVDEMAEGKAYFNAKGFSISPNNELLAFSVDEVSRRQYKIFIKDLKTGKIYDEGIQNTSGSSVWANDNQTIFYTENNTETLLSEKIKRHQLGTQASEDVCVHHEQDPTNYIGVYKSKNRDYILIYSSATTSSEERFIKASEPFSEFQVFQKRRKDVLYSVVPLEDRFLIMTNDQAENFKLMQCPLDKTTVEHWEEIIPHRSDVLLESVEEFKDFLVITERFNGLTRLVIQNRKTKEEKLVSFDDPTYVVYPSGNEEYNSQELRFVYNSMVTPPSVYDENMVTGERKLLKQQEVLGDFNKDLYTSERLFATAQDGTKIPISIVYKKDTPRNENTPLLLYGYGSYGYSLDASFSTTRLSLLNRGFVFAIAHVRGGEEMGRAWYENGKLLKKKNTFNDFIDCVKFLIQENYTSPAHLYAEGGSAGGLLMGAIANQAPELWNGIIAQVPFVDVINTMLDETIPLTTNEYDEWGNPNNEEFYHYMKSYSPYENIKAQKYPNMLITTGLHDSQVQYFEPAKWAAKLRDFNQGETKILFKTEMDFGHGGASGRFDYLKETAFEFAFLFKLEGITQ; translated from the coding sequence ATGAATACTCCCAATTGGCCCAACATTCCTTTTCCTAAAGCTGAACAAAAAGACTATGTGCGCGACATTCACGGCGAGCGTGTAAACGACCCTTATTTCTGGATGAATGCTTATTTCAAAAAAACAGAAGATAGCCCTGCCGTGCTTGCTCATCTAGAACAAGAAAATATCTATGCCGAGGAAATGATGGCAGATACCAAAAATCTGCAAGATCAACTCTTTGTAGAAATGCGTAGCCGAATCAAGGAAAAAGATGAAAGTGTACCAACCTTTATCAATGGCTATTATTACTACACTCGCACCGAGGAGGGCAAACAATATTATAAATTTTGCCGAAAAAAGGCATCGCTTGATGCCCCAGAAGAAATTTTGCTCGATGTAGATGAAATGGCAGAAGGCAAAGCTTATTTCAATGCTAAGGGTTTCTCTATCAGTCCAAATAACGAATTATTGGCTTTTAGTGTAGATGAAGTTTCAAGACGACAATACAAAATTTTTATTAAAGATTTAAAAACAGGAAAAATCTACGACGAAGGTATCCAAAACACTTCGGGCTCAAGCGTTTGGGCAAATGATAATCAAACGATTTTTTACACCGAAAATAATACAGAAACACTTTTAAGCGAAAAAATTAAACGCCACCAATTGGGCACACAAGCCAGCGAAGATGTTTGTGTGCATCATGAGCAAGACCCGACCAATTACATCGGAGTTTATAAATCTAAAAATCGTGATTACATCCTAATTTATTCATCGGCTACCACTTCATCGGAGGAGCGATTCATCAAAGCCAGTGAGCCTTTTAGCGAATTTCAAGTTTTTCAAAAACGCCGAAAAGATGTTTTATACAGCGTGGTGCCGCTGGAAGACAGATTTTTAATCATGACTAATGACCAAGCCGAGAATTTTAAGCTTATGCAATGTCCACTTGATAAAACTACGGTAGAACATTGGGAAGAAATCATTCCGCACCGCAGCGATGTTTTGCTCGAAAGCGTAGAAGAATTTAAAGACTTTTTAGTCATTACTGAAAGGTTTAACGGACTCACGCGTTTAGTCATTCAAAACCGAAAAACCAAGGAAGAAAAACTCGTAAGTTTTGACGATCCCACCTATGTGGTGTACCCAAGCGGCAACGAAGAATACAATTCCCAAGAGTTGCGATTTGTGTACAATTCTATGGTTACCCCGCCGTCGGTCTACGATGAAAACATGGTAACGGGCGAAAGAAAATTACTAAAACAGCAAGAAGTTTTAGGCGACTTCAACAAAGATTTATATACTTCTGAAAGGCTTTTTGCCACCGCACAAGACGGCACAAAAATTCCGATTTCGATTGTTTATAAAAAAGATACACCCCGAAACGAAAACACTCCACTCCTACTCTACGGCTATGGTTCTTACGGCTATTCGCTCGACGCAAGTTTCTCTACCACAAGACTTTCATTATTAAATCGAGGTTTTGTTTTTGCCATTGCCCATGTGCGTGGGGGCGAAGAAATGGGGCGTGCTTGGTACGAAAACGGAAAACTACTTAAAAAGAAAAATACATTCAATGATTTTATAGATTGTGTCAAATTTTTAATCCAAGAAAACTACACTTCGCCAGCACATTTGTATGCCGAGGGCGGAAGTGCGGGCGGACTGCTCATGGGAGCAATTGCTAACCAAGCCCCCGAACTCTGGAACGGAATCATTGCACAAGTGCCTTTTGTAGATGTCATCAACACAATGCTCGACGAGACGATTCCGCTCACTACCAACGAGTACGACGAGTGGGGAAATCCGAACAATGAGGAATTTTATCATTACATGAAATCCTACTCCCCTTACGAAAACATCAAGGCACAAAAGTACCCCAACATGCTCATCACCACAGGATTGCACGATAGCCAAGTGCAATATTTTGAGCCTGCAAAATGGGCGGCAAAACTGAGAGATTTTAACCAAGGTGAAACTAAAATATTGTTTAAAACCGAAATGGATTTCGGGCACGGGGGCGCATCTGGACGATTTGATTATCTAAAAGAAACCGCTTTTGAATTTGCCTTTTTATTTAAATTAGAAGGAATTACACAATAA